The following is a genomic window from Elusimicrobiota bacterium.
TATTTGCTATGAGCCGTATTGAATCTGAAGTATACGATTCTTATCGGTATATTTGTATGCAATTTGCAGAGTATTTAGCTAAAAAACGTAATACTACAAAGTTTCTCATATGTAAAATTAAAGCGGAAGAAGTTAATGATTATTTGCAAAAAAGTTCTATGAGTGACAACCCAGAAATGAACCACATATATTGGTGTGCATTAAAAATACTTGAAAAGATTACTTGCAAACATTTTGGATTTGTTGATTGGGAATTGCCAGAAGAAAAAATTAAACCAAGGTGCCCGTATTGTGGGTCGAATACAAAACTGGTAGATAGTA
Proteins encoded in this region:
- a CDS encoding zinc-finger-containing protein, which translates into the protein MANRKTIFRQIDQLFAMSRIESEVYDSYRYICMQFAEYLAKKRNTTKFLICKIKAEEVNDYLQKSSMSDNPEMNHIYWCALKILEKITCKHFGFVDWELPEEKIKPRCPYCGSNTKLVDSKLIYGKSYGMAYVCENYPTCDAYVGTHKGTIWPRGTLANKELR